Proteins from a single region of Isachenkonia alkalipeptolytica:
- a CDS encoding RelA/SpoT family protein, giving the protein MLENLISLIEESNPQCDVELIIEAYNFAEGAHEGQYRKSGEKYFIHPVEVAKILIELKMDSSTIAAGLLHDVIEDTDYTYEYISNKFGEEVAMLVEGVTKLTRFSFNSREERQAENLRKMFIAMAKDIRVILIKLADRLHNMRTLKYQSEYKKKEKAQETLEIYAPIAHRLGISRIKWELEDICLRYIDEEGYYELVEKVSIKRKDREVLINNVIKSIEEKLDDFDINSEINGRPKHFYSIYKKMMNQDKTFEEIFDFLAVRVIVDNVKDCYGVLGVIHTMWKPIPGRFKDYIAMPKPNMYQSLHTTVICDTGEPLEIQIRTWDMHRIAEYGIAAHWKYKESKETSGDIENRLNWLGQMLEWEKETKDPQEFMEALKVDLFTNEVYTFTPKGRVINLPIGSTPIDFAYKIHSDIGNNCVGAKVDSRIVPLDYKLKNGNIVEILTSSNSNGPSRDWLNIVKSSQAKTKIKQWFKKERKEENIEKGKVSLEKALKREGINADKALKNKILEPIIEKLGYKFTEDLFAAIGYGGVTVNQVVSRIKEQTEDDKEDYTLKKTEVEKIPENYVRPKKSQGKKKVSQGIMVKGVDNILIRFAKCCNPVPGDEIIGYITRGRGVSIHRSDCSTVTNTQETKDRFIDVEWDVNKAQDFQVEIEVEATDRKGLLTEITFLLSESKIAVNSLNARTNKDKVAFVNLTLEIGSTEQLTKLIEKLKHIQGVFDAYRVKN; this is encoded by the coding sequence ATGCTAGAAAATCTAATTTCGCTAATTGAAGAATCCAATCCTCAATGTGATGTTGAATTAATTATTGAGGCTTATAACTTTGCAGAAGGTGCCCATGAGGGACAATACCGAAAATCTGGAGAAAAATACTTCATCCATCCTGTGGAAGTGGCAAAGATTTTAATTGAACTTAAAATGGATAGCAGCACTATTGCAGCAGGGCTTTTACATGATGTTATTGAAGATACGGATTATACCTATGAATATATCAGTAATAAGTTTGGAGAAGAGGTCGCCATGCTCGTAGAAGGGGTCACAAAGCTGACGCGTTTTTCCTTTAATTCCCGGGAAGAACGGCAAGCGGAAAATCTTCGAAAAATGTTTATTGCTATGGCGAAGGACATTCGTGTGATATTGATCAAACTTGCGGACCGACTGCATAATATGAGAACACTTAAGTATCAAAGCGAGTATAAGAAAAAAGAGAAAGCTCAGGAAACCTTAGAGATTTATGCTCCTATTGCTCATCGACTTGGTATTTCAAGAATCAAGTGGGAACTTGAAGATATCTGCCTGAGATATATTGATGAAGAGGGATATTATGAATTGGTAGAAAAGGTTTCCATCAAACGAAAGGACCGGGAAGTTCTAATTAATAATGTTATCAAAAGTATTGAAGAGAAATTGGATGATTTTGATATCAATAGTGAGATTAATGGTCGTCCTAAACACTTTTATAGCATCTATAAGAAAATGATGAATCAGGATAAAACCTTCGAAGAAATCTTTGACTTCTTAGCGGTAAGGGTGATAGTGGATAATGTTAAGGATTGTTACGGAGTGCTTGGGGTAATCCATACGATGTGGAAACCAATTCCCGGACGTTTCAAAGATTATATTGCTATGCCTAAGCCGAATATGTATCAATCGCTTCATACCACCGTTATTTGTGATACTGGGGAACCTTTGGAAATTCAAATTCGTACTTGGGATATGCATCGCATTGCAGAATACGGTATTGCAGCTCATTGGAAATACAAGGAATCAAAAGAAACAAGCGGAGATATCGAGAATAGATTAAATTGGCTTGGGCAAATGTTGGAGTGGGAAAAAGAAACTAAGGACCCTCAAGAGTTTATGGAAGCCTTGAAAGTCGATTTGTTTACAAATGAAGTGTACACCTTCACTCCGAAGGGACGGGTTATAAATCTCCCCATTGGTTCTACCCCTATTGATTTTGCCTATAAAATCCACTCAGATATTGGAAATAATTGTGTGGGAGCAAAAGTTGACAGTAGAATCGTGCCTCTGGACTATAAATTGAAAAATGGAAACATTGTTGAAATTCTCACTTCATCCAACAGTAATGGTCCTAGCCGAGACTGGTTAAACATAGTTAAGAGTTCCCAAGCAAAAACGAAGATTAAACAATGGTTTAAAAAAGAACGAAAAGAAGAAAATATTGAAAAAGGAAAGGTCAGTCTTGAAAAGGCTTTAAAACGGGAAGGAATCAATGCGGATAAAGCATTAAAAAATAAAATTTTAGAACCGATCATTGAAAAATTAGGTTACAAGTTTACGGAAGATTTGTTTGCTGCTATTGGTTATGGTGGAGTGACGGTTAATCAAGTGGTATCAAGAATCAAAGAACAAACGGAAGACGACAAAGAAGATTATACTTTGAAAAAGACAGAAGTGGAAAAAATCCCTGAAAATTATGTAAGGCCGAAAAAGTCTCAGGGGAAAAAGAAGGTTTCTCAAGGAATTATGGTAAAAGGTGTTGACAATATACTGATCCGATTTGCGAAATGCTGCAACCCTGTTCCAGGAGATGAAATTATTGGCTATATAACCCGGGGTAGAGGGGTTTCTATTCACCGAAGTGACTGTTCTACCGTCACTAATACCCAAGAGACTAAGGATCGATTTATCGATGTGGAGTGGGATGTGAATAAAGCCCAGGATTTCCAGGTTGAGATCGAAGTAGAAGCTACGGATCGGAAGGGGCTTTTAACAGAAATCACTTTTCTATTATCTGAGTCAAAAATAGCCGTTAATTCTTTGAATGCTCGAACCAATAAAGATAAAGTAGCCTTTGTCAACCTCACTTTAGAAATTGGAAGCACAGAACAGCTTACAAAACTTATTGAGAAATTGAAACATATCCAAGGGGTTTTTGATGCTTATCGAGTAAAAAATTAA
- the secF gene encoding protein translocase subunit SecF: MKIVENKKYFFIISALIILTGALFTLVQGVELGIDFTGGTEIEVDMEQYVETSNIRETVDYYDPAASINHIGGDRHNIVIRTSEDLSSEQRRDLFNELQEEYSLSTDQPLRVDQFGPTIGQEIQQRALLSILISALGMLIYITFRFELSYGIASLTALLHDILILLSVYAILNIPINNPFIAAVLTILGYSINDSIVVFDRVRENMPFLRKNNYTELGNTSISQTLKRSIITSITTLLTIIALYILGVEQIRTFALPLIAGILSGTYSSIFIATPVWVMIKEKQVAKKSYKGA; the protein is encoded by the coding sequence ATGAAAATCGTTGAAAACAAAAAATACTTTTTTATTATTTCTGCCTTGATTATTTTAACTGGTGCACTCTTTACCTTAGTACAAGGGGTAGAGCTGGGAATTGATTTTACCGGAGGCACGGAAATAGAAGTTGATATGGAACAATACGTTGAAACATCAAACATTCGAGAAACTGTAGATTATTATGATCCTGCAGCAAGCATCAATCATATCGGAGGGGACCGGCATAATATTGTGATTAGAACTTCGGAAGATCTCAGCAGTGAACAGCGACGGGACCTTTTCAATGAGTTGCAAGAGGAGTATAGTTTATCCACGGATCAGCCTCTTCGAGTGGACCAGTTTGGCCCCACTATTGGACAGGAAATTCAACAAAGAGCATTACTTTCCATCTTGATCTCTGCTTTAGGGATGCTGATTTATATTACCTTTCGGTTTGAGTTATCCTATGGAATAGCTTCTCTGACAGCTTTATTACATGATATCTTAATCCTGTTATCGGTTTATGCGATTCTTAATATCCCTATTAACAATCCTTTTATTGCAGCGGTACTGACGATACTGGGATATTCTATTAATGACAGCATTGTAGTATTTGATCGTGTTCGTGAAAATATGCCATTTTTAAGGAAGAACAATTATACTGAGTTGGGAAACACCAGTATTTCCCAGACGCTGAAACGTTCAATAATCACATCGATTACAACATTGCTGACAATTATTGCTTTGTATATTTTAGGTGTAGAGCAAATTAGAACTTTTGCACTCCCTCTAATAGCAGGTATTTTAAGCGGTACCTATTCTTCGATATTTATCGCTACCCCCGTATGGGTAATGATTAAAGAAAAACAGGTTGCAAAGAAATCCTATAAAGGGGCGTAA
- a CDS encoding adenine phosphoribosyltransferase codes for MDIKSKIREVQDFPKEGINFKDITTLLKDKAAFQYVVDQMSKQLEDLEIDIIVGPEARGFIMGTPVAYKIGAGFVPVRKPNKLPAETLSYEYELEYGTDSIEIHKDAIQKGQRVAIVDDLLATGGTVLATTKLIEELGGEVVSINFLMVLSFLNGKDLLKNYKVESLIEY; via the coding sequence TTGGATATTAAAAGTAAAATTAGAGAGGTTCAAGATTTTCCGAAAGAAGGAATTAATTTTAAAGATATTACTACTCTTTTAAAGGACAAAGCCGCATTTCAATATGTGGTAGATCAAATGTCCAAGCAATTAGAAGATTTAGAAATTGATATTATTGTGGGTCCGGAAGCTCGGGGGTTTATTATGGGAACACCAGTTGCTTATAAAATTGGTGCTGGATTTGTACCTGTTCGAAAACCTAATAAATTACCAGCAGAAACCCTCTCCTATGAATATGAGTTAGAGTATGGCACCGACAGCATTGAAATACATAAAGATGCCATCCAAAAAGGACAGAGGGTTGCTATTGTCGACGATTTATTAGCTACAGGGGGAACGGTTCTTGCCACGACAAAACTCATCGAAGAACTCGGGGGGGAAGTGGTATCCATTAACTTTCTAATGGTTCTATCTTTCTTAAACGGGAAAGACCTATTAAAAAATTATAAAGTGGAAAGCTTAATAGAATATTAA
- a CDS encoding ABC1 kinase family protein, with translation MIINRKYGTIRRYKKIGEVLVKYGFTFLADSMRKKGYIPKRVLKIRKNNFQETWGVRIRKACEELGPTFVKLGQIMGTRRDIFSEDIIEELEKLQDQVEEFSFDEAREVFERNSEQSIDGTFHYFNKKPIASGSIGQVYEAVLTTGEEVVVKIQRPKLESIIKDDLEILITLAKIMDEHFYKNKSYSFQDIIEEFRFRIQRELDYTLEGKNAERFSTNFQSEEKLYIPKVHWEFSNKRVLTMEKIKGYKIIHKEILQNPIIDHHQLALDNTNLFLEQVFVYGFFHGDPHPGNIFITPEGKISYIDFGVVGFLDKDSINFITNLFIAVGKKDVDKIFNLIREINAINYDTNSHRLKEDISFFINEYYDKPIKELKLGVALRQFMDIAYNNGVKFPSQFILLLKAMISLESTVNQLSPRFSIAMVMKDFMKEIYKRKYHPERLAKEYFSYSQDVLFSLKYMPRQLKSILQKMEDEKFTVHVIDEESKEISREIQKQTRRVGNSIVVAALIIASTMILVSDYGTNLFSVPILSWFGFLLSGIYVLKQIFMNE, from the coding sequence TTGATAATAAATCGAAAATATGGAACCATACGACGGTATAAAAAAATTGGAGAGGTGTTGGTTAAATACGGGTTCACTTTTTTAGCCGATAGCATGCGAAAAAAAGGATATATTCCTAAAAGAGTGTTAAAAATAAGAAAAAACAACTTTCAAGAGACCTGGGGGGTAAGAATCCGCAAAGCATGTGAAGAACTAGGACCAACCTTTGTGAAACTTGGACAGATTATGGGAACAAGACGGGATATTTTTTCTGAGGATATCATTGAAGAACTTGAAAAATTACAGGATCAAGTTGAAGAGTTTTCTTTTGACGAGGCAAGAGAAGTATTTGAGCGGAATTCGGAGCAGTCCATTGATGGAACCTTCCATTACTTTAATAAAAAACCCATAGCATCAGGATCTATTGGGCAAGTATATGAAGCGGTTTTAACCACGGGGGAAGAGGTGGTTGTAAAAATTCAACGGCCCAAGTTGGAAAGTATAATAAAAGATGATTTGGAAATTCTTATCACACTGGCAAAAATCATGGATGAACATTTCTATAAAAATAAATCTTATAGTTTCCAGGATATTATCGAAGAATTCCGTTTTCGTATTCAGCGGGAATTGGATTATACTTTAGAAGGAAAAAATGCGGAGCGTTTTTCTACAAACTTTCAAAGTGAAGAGAAGCTATATATTCCAAAAGTGCATTGGGAGTTCAGTAATAAAAGAGTGTTAACCATGGAAAAAATCAAAGGTTATAAAATCATACATAAAGAGATATTGCAAAATCCCATCATTGATCATCATCAATTAGCACTGGACAATACTAACCTTTTTCTAGAGCAGGTGTTTGTATATGGTTTTTTTCATGGAGACCCCCACCCTGGGAATATTTTCATCACTCCCGAGGGGAAAATTTCCTATATTGATTTTGGTGTCGTGGGTTTTTTAGACAAGGACAGCATCAATTTTATTACAAACCTTTTTATAGCAGTGGGTAAAAAAGATGTAGATAAAATATTTAATCTTATTCGCGAAATTAATGCCATAAACTATGATACCAACTCCCATCGCCTGAAAGAGGATATTTCCTTTTTTATTAACGAATACTATGACAAGCCTATCAAGGAATTAAAATTGGGGGTGGCTCTGCGACAATTTATGGACATTGCATATAATAATGGGGTGAAATTTCCCAGTCAGTTTATCTTGCTACTGAAGGCAATGATTTCTTTAGAATCCACCGTCAATCAATTGTCGCCAAGGTTCAGCATAGCCATGGTGATGAAAGATTTTATGAAAGAGATATACAAAAGAAAGTATCATCCTGAGAGATTGGCAAAGGAATATTTTAGTTATTCCCAAGACGTTTTGTTTAGTCTGAAATATATGCCGCGACAGTTGAAAAGTATTCTACAAAAGATGGAAGATGAGAAATTTACAGTTCATGTGATAGACGAAGAATCTAAAGAGATTTCAAGGGAAATTCAAAAGCAGACGAGAAGAGTGGGTAATAGTATTGTAGTGGCTGCACTGATTATCGCCTCCACAATGATTTTGGTTTCGGACTATGGCACAAACCTGTTTTCCGTACCGATCCTAAGTTGGTTCGGATTCTTATTGAGCGGGATATACGTATTAAAACAAATTTTTATGAATGAGTAG
- a CDS encoding tRNA threonylcarbamoyladenosine dehydratase — protein sequence MSSQFERTELLANENSLECFFSKHIAVFGVGGVGSYAAEALVRAGIKEITILDSDVVCVTNINRQIQATHKTVGQGKVTVMRDRLLDINPNLKVHSLSNHLSKDNIHQLVTQEFDYIIDAIDTISAKLLLIEEAKKLDIPVISSMGAGNKIDPTKFLVADIHETNTCPLARIMRKELRRRNLKDVKVVFSVEKPLEVERISTDPNYQRKKTPGSISFVPSAAGMVIASEVFKDLWKGA from the coding sequence ATGAGCAGTCAATTTGAACGAACGGAATTATTAGCCAATGAAAATTCCTTGGAATGTTTTTTCAGCAAACATATAGCAGTGTTTGGGGTTGGAGGAGTTGGCTCTTATGCTGCAGAAGCTCTTGTCAGAGCAGGAATCAAAGAGATTACCATCCTGGATTCCGATGTTGTCTGTGTTACTAATATAAATCGCCAAATACAAGCCACACATAAAACCGTCGGCCAAGGCAAAGTTACCGTGATGAGAGATCGCTTACTGGATATTAACCCAAACTTAAAAGTTCATAGTTTGTCTAATCACCTTTCAAAGGATAATATTCATCAGCTGGTAACTCAAGAATTTGATTATATAATCGATGCCATTGACACAATATCCGCTAAACTACTGTTGATTGAAGAAGCAAAGAAACTGGATATCCCTGTGATCAGTAGCATGGGAGCAGGAAATAAAATTGACCCGACAAAATTTCTAGTGGCGGATATTCATGAAACAAATACCTGCCCTTTAGCAAGAATAATGCGAAAAGAATTAAGAAGAAGAAACCTTAAAGACGTGAAAGTAGTTTTTTCGGTAGAAAAACCTCTTGAAGTAGAAAGGATTTCTACGGACCCGAATTATCAGCGTAAGAAAACCCCGGGAAGCATATCTTTTGTTCCCTCCGCGGCAGGTATGGTAATTGCATCGGAAGTTTTTAAAGATCTTTGGAAAGGAGCTTAA
- the dtd gene encoding D-aminoacyl-tRNA deacylase, protein MRAVIQRVKEASVSVEGKVKGKIGEGLLIYLGIEEGDQEKDARFLAEKVCNLRIFEDKNEKMNLSLLDEQGSILAISQFTLLGDCRKGRRPSFSKAGKPEEAIRLYQEFLEACEKHGAPVESGVFQAHMMVSSVNDGPVTLLVDSNKTF, encoded by the coding sequence GTGAGAGCTGTAATACAAAGAGTTAAAGAAGCCTCTGTAAGCGTAGAGGGAAAGGTAAAAGGAAAAATTGGCGAAGGTCTTTTGATTTATCTTGGCATTGAAGAGGGAGATCAGGAAAAGGATGCTAGATTTTTAGCTGAAAAAGTTTGCAATTTACGAATTTTTGAAGATAAAAATGAAAAAATGAACCTCTCCCTTCTTGATGAACAAGGATCCATTCTTGCTATATCCCAATTTACTCTACTTGGAGATTGTCGAAAGGGAAGACGGCCCAGTTTTTCCAAAGCCGGAAAACCGGAGGAAGCGATTAGACTTTACCAGGAATTCCTTGAGGCTTGTGAAAAGCATGGAGCCCCGGTGGAGAGTGGAGTTTTTCAAGCTCACATGATGGTTTCCTCGGTTAATGACGGCCCGGTTACCCTATTGGTGGATAGTAACAAAACTTTTTAA
- a CDS encoding MBL fold metallo-hydrolase, with translation MIFHKLEVGIYGVNAYILGDERTKEAVVVDPGGNSKEIHSLLMKEKLTLQGILLTHAHGDHIGGIEGLIQEREVPVYVHERDQYILRDADLNYSSKMPMEAVYFTNSKVLKDGDILNFGNLSIKVLHTPGHSPGGCTFLIEGYLITGDTLFKGSIGRTDLEGGDHEQLINSIKEKLLTLEKDFIVCPGHGPKTTLEEERRNNPFL, from the coding sequence ATGATTTTTCATAAACTGGAAGTCGGGATATATGGTGTCAATGCATACATCCTGGGAGATGAAAGAACGAAAGAAGCCGTGGTAGTGGATCCCGGAGGAAACAGCAAAGAGATCCATTCCTTGCTGATGAAAGAAAAATTGACTCTTCAGGGGATCTTGTTAACCCATGCCCATGGAGATCATATAGGTGGCATTGAAGGGCTTATACAAGAAAGGGAAGTTCCTGTGTATGTTCATGAAAGGGATCAATATATTCTGCGGGATGCTGATTTAAACTACTCCTCTAAAATGCCGATGGAGGCTGTCTATTTCACTAATTCTAAAGTATTAAAAGATGGAGATATATTAAACTTTGGAAATCTGAGTATAAAAGTGCTTCATACTCCGGGTCATAGTCCGGGGGGATGCACATTCTTAATTGAAGGGTATTTAATTACCGGAGACACTCTTTTTAAAGGCTCTATAGGACGTACAGACTTGGAAGGTGGAGACCATGAACAATTGATTAACTCAATTAAAGAAAAACTTTTAACTCTTGAGAAAGACTTCATAGTATGTCCGGGCCATGGACCGAAAACCACATTGGAAGAAGAGCGACGAAATAATCCTTTTTTATAA
- the secD gene encoding protein translocase subunit SecD — MNRRSLITFIFIILFVIGGAYTAFFGLDMGGVSISPLTESINQGLDLQGGVYLVYEADTDSTGAQLDREMEQVIEIFRLRVDSLGLTEPVIVREGDDRVRVELPGVEEAEDAIEMIGTTARLEFIDPDGDLVISGNDVTDARVMMDGNRPYVSLELDSGAREAFAEATGRLSQLPEQPIEDRIIEIVLDGEVISAPTVEDRIGDGRPTISGNFTIESASELAALIRAGALPVELEEIRTSTITATLGEFALERSVQAAVIGISLLMLFMIFIYRIPGLVADIALTVYILLVFGVIVLLNATVTLPGIAALILSIGMAVDANVIIFERIKEDIGTGKTVRVAIESGFKRAFKTILDANVTTLIAGVVLYQFGTGPIRGFAVLLIIGILCSMFTAIVITRLLLRLAVKINTRKSKTLFGLK; from the coding sequence ATGAACAGGAGAAGCTTAATTACCTTTATTTTTATTATTTTATTTGTGATAGGCGGTGCGTATACTGCATTTTTCGGTCTTGATATGGGGGGCGTAAGTATTTCGCCTTTAACAGAGTCTATTAATCAAGGGCTTGATTTGCAGGGAGGAGTATACCTTGTTTATGAAGCGGATACCGACTCTACAGGAGCACAACTGGATCGGGAAATGGAACAGGTTATTGAGATCTTTCGCCTTCGGGTAGACAGCCTAGGACTTACAGAGCCGGTGATTGTTCGAGAGGGGGATGATCGGGTGCGTGTAGAACTTCCAGGTGTGGAAGAAGCCGAGGATGCCATAGAAATGATTGGAACTACCGCTCGATTAGAATTCATCGATCCCGATGGTGATCTTGTGATTTCGGGGAATGACGTAACTGATGCCCGGGTTATGATGGATGGTAATCGACCCTATGTAAGTTTGGAGTTGGATTCCGGTGCAAGAGAAGCTTTTGCAGAAGCTACAGGCCGATTATCTCAGCTTCCGGAACAACCTATAGAAGATCGTATCATTGAAATTGTTTTAGATGGGGAAGTAATTTCTGCGCCAACGGTAGAGGATCGAATTGGTGACGGGAGACCCACCATTTCTGGAAATTTCACTATTGAATCCGCTTCGGAACTAGCAGCACTCATTCGCGCAGGGGCTTTACCGGTGGAGCTGGAGGAGATTCGAACCTCTACGATTACTGCAACTTTGGGAGAGTTTGCCTTAGAGCGAAGCGTTCAGGCTGCGGTTATTGGGATATCCCTTCTCATGCTTTTTATGATTTTCATTTATAGAATACCGGGACTTGTGGCAGATATCGCCCTCACCGTTTATATTTTATTGGTCTTTGGGGTGATTGTGCTATTGAATGCCACCGTAACTTTGCCGGGGATCGCAGCGTTAATACTGTCGATTGGTATGGCTGTGGATGCAAATGTGATTATTTTTGAACGGATTAAAGAGGACATCGGTACAGGAAAAACCGTCCGTGTCGCTATTGAGTCAGGCTTTAAACGGGCTTTTAAAACCATTCTTGATGCCAATGTCACTACATTGATTGCCGGAGTTGTTCTTTATCAATTTGGTACCGGACCCATCAGAGGGTTTGCAGTACTTCTAATTATTGGAATTCTTTGTAGTATGTTTACAGCCATTGTTATTACCCGGCTGTTATTACGCTTGGCGGTTAAAATCAATACTCGTAAAAGTAAAACCCTATTCGGGTTAAAGTAA
- a CDS encoding SoxR reducing system RseC family protein yields MKQYGKVVEVSEDKAFVIMEKHSSCSGCNACKLGSDNHELRIEAINTVGAKSDQIVEVDMEGQHVLTAAFILYMIPLFALFTGIVIGNIIFPTQELIAAAMGFGLLALSFLGIKMKDESFRNDKKYIPVITNIQEEKPL; encoded by the coding sequence ATGAAACAGTACGGCAAAGTAGTGGAAGTTTCAGAGGATAAAGCTTTTGTCATCATGGAAAAGCACTCTAGCTGCAGTGGTTGTAATGCATGTAAACTTGGAAGCGACAATCATGAGCTTCGGATCGAAGCTATTAATACCGTGGGGGCGAAAAGTGATCAAATTGTGGAAGTTGATATGGAGGGGCAACATGTACTTACGGCAGCCTTTATTCTGTATATGATTCCTTTATTTGCATTATTTACAGGTATTGTCATAGGAAATATAATCTTTCCTACTCAAGAGTTGATTGCCGCAGCTATGGGATTTGGATTGTTAGCACTTTCCTTTTTAGGGATCAAGATGAAGGATGAATCCTTTAGAAATGATAAAAAGTATATTCCGGTGATCACTAATATTCAAGAAGAAAAGCCTTTATAA
- the aspS gene encoding aspartate--tRNA ligase has protein sequence MEKLKRSHMAGILRNEHIGKEVILAGWVQKRRDLGGLIFVDLRDKTGISQVVFDQEVSKEAFIIGETLGTEYVIVVKGKVYERFSKNLEMPTGEVEVFVEEVEVLNDARTPPIYIKDDDQVSENLRLKYRYLDLRKQNMQKNLKLRHDVTKLVRDFLDKENFIEVETPILTKPTPEGARDYIVPSRVNQGKFYALPQSPQLFKQLLMVSGTDRYFQIVKCFRDEDLRADRQPEFTQIDCEMSFVDEMDIMDINEKMMAHVVKGIKGLNITLPFPRMTYKEAMDRYGNDKPDTRFGLELINVTENLKTSDFKVFSSTIEKGGIIKAINVSGEADNFSRKDITNLEKHTKDYGAKGLAWIKVTEEGVNSPIAKFLSESEIQSVLDKTEGKTGDLLLFVADEPSVVHGALSNLRNYLGKELNLYNKDQCNFLWVTEFPLFERDKETGRLSAMHHPFTAPVDEDLLLLEKKPEDARARAYDLVLNGHEIGGGSIRIHTSEIQEKMFQVLGFTKKEAYKKFGFLLEAFQYGTPPHGGIAYGLDRLVMILAHEENIRQVIAFPKTQNATCLLTEAPTTIDDDQLSELHININSSEENS, from the coding sequence ATGGAAAAATTAAAACGAAGCCATATGGCAGGAATATTGAGAAATGAACACATCGGAAAAGAGGTCATCTTGGCAGGATGGGTCCAAAAACGCAGGGATCTAGGCGGATTGATTTTTGTTGATTTACGGGATAAAACCGGGATTAGTCAAGTTGTATTTGACCAGGAAGTATCGAAAGAAGCTTTTATTATTGGTGAGACCCTAGGGACAGAGTATGTCATAGTCGTTAAAGGAAAGGTTTATGAGAGGTTTTCTAAAAATTTAGAGATGCCCACGGGAGAAGTAGAAGTATTTGTTGAAGAAGTAGAGGTTTTGAATGATGCTAGAACTCCGCCGATATACATAAAAGATGATGATCAGGTTTCTGAGAATCTACGGCTGAAGTATCGTTATTTAGATCTTCGAAAACAGAACATGCAAAAAAACCTTAAATTGCGTCATGATGTTACCAAGCTGGTCCGGGATTTTCTAGATAAGGAAAACTTTATAGAAGTGGAAACACCGATTCTTACAAAGCCAACTCCGGAAGGGGCTCGGGATTATATCGTTCCCAGTCGGGTGAACCAAGGAAAATTCTATGCGCTGCCTCAATCTCCCCAATTGTTTAAGCAACTTTTAATGGTTTCCGGAACCGATCGATACTTTCAGATTGTAAAGTGTTTTAGAGATGAAGATTTACGAGCGGATCGCCAACCGGAATTTACACAAATCGACTGTGAGATGTCTTTTGTGGATGAAATGGATATTATGGATATTAACGAAAAAATGATGGCACATGTGGTGAAGGGGATTAAAGGACTAAACATTACTTTACCTTTTCCTCGAATGACTTATAAAGAAGCAATGGATCGCTATGGAAATGACAAACCGGATACCCGTTTTGGATTAGAGTTGATCAATGTCACTGAGAATCTAAAAACTTCTGATTTCAAAGTGTTTTCCAGCACCATAGAAAAGGGGGGAATAATAAAAGCGATCAATGTTTCCGGTGAAGCGGATAACTTTAGTCGAAAAGATATTACAAACCTTGAAAAGCATACCAAGGATTATGGTGCTAAGGGTCTTGCATGGATAAAAGTTACGGAAGAGGGAGTAAACTCTCCCATTGCCAAATTTCTCTCAGAAAGTGAGATTCAAAGTGTTTTAGATAAAACTGAGGGAAAAACCGGGGACTTGCTTTTATTTGTTGCAGATGAACCCTCAGTGGTGCACGGAGCACTTAGTAACCTGCGTAATTACTTAGGAAAAGAATTAAACCTTTATAATAAAGATCAATGCAACTTCCTTTGGGTTACGGAGTTCCCTTTATTTGAGAGAGATAAGGAAACTGGTCGTTTAAGCGCTATGCATCATCCATTCACTGCTCCGGTTGATGAAGATCTATTATTATTAGAGAAGAAACCGGAAGATGCCCGGGCAAGAGCTTATGATTTAGTCCTAAACGGTCATGAGATAGGAGGAGGAAGTATTCGAATTCACACCTCTGAAATCCAGGAGAAAATGTTTCAAGTGCTTGGTTTTACAAAAAAGGAGGCCTATAAAAAATTTGGATTTTTATTAGAGGCATTTCAATATGGAACACCTCCCCATGGAGGTATAGCCTATGGTCTTGACCGATTAGTAATGATCCTGGCCCATGAAGAAAACATTCGTCAGGTGATTGCTTTTCCAAAAACACAAAACGCCACTTGTCTATTGACAGAGGCACCGACAACTATTGATGATGATCAATTATCGGAATTGCATATCAATATAAATTCATCAGAGGAAAATTCTTAA